A region from the Lycium barbarum isolate Lr01 chromosome 8, ASM1917538v2, whole genome shotgun sequence genome encodes:
- the LOC132605497 gene encoding UPF0481 protein At3g47200-like, which produces MDKQSAKGTTITIEEKTGDNQDECSITIHQESNSNTHEISENEIQWLNSLEKSGGYPAKGSTQKPKIQMVPEILRGIESNISCYEPLVVAIGPFHHGKPKLQPMEKYKEKLAFQFADQESKYVGVSSRLLTNSVTKDELYIRVKNIVPNVRDCYAEDLIKDYNDEEFAQMMFVDGCFILQYILRGFVPGNIKQLHMKITDIALIRRDLFLLENQLPFEVLQVLMTYKFNKDEGMKMINQFISSSHVSPPQEHGFIRSIKDFFGGNPFSPETTNGKGHDHERPSHLLELLRTHLIDPKAFLGGGRYLRGECCSYRSAMELRRAGIHFARGKGRPLSDIKFKSFDCTALLTLPFITIDDSTKSELLNLAAYEACPDTPDDFSVTSYLCFMDSLIDHPEDVKELRSKGILLNFLRTDQEVTNLFKEMAKDLVPNPRAFVDVKYKIEIQCSSKGKAWIAEWKNTHFITPWTFFTFIVAILIIGLQVTDTVLSGIQTYYAVHET; this is translated from the coding sequence ATGGATAAACAATCTGCTAAAGGGACAACGATTACTATAGAAGAAAAGACTGGTGATAATCAAGATGAATGCAGCATTACAATCCATCAAGAGTCAAACTCAAATACTCATGAAATCAGTGAAAATGAGATACAGTGGCTAAATTCCTTGGAGAAGAGTGGAGGGTACCCTGCCAAAGGATCAACACAGAAGCCAAAAATTCAAATGGTCCCTGAAATCCTACGTGGGATTGAATCCAACATTAGCTGCTACGAGCCCCTTGTTGTAGCTATTGGTCCATTTCACCATGGAAAACCAAAGCTTCAACCTATGGAGAAGTACAAGGAGAAATTGGCATTTCAGTTTGCTGATCAAGAAAGTAAATATGTTGGGGTCTCATCACGGCTATTAACAAATTCAGTGACCAAAGATGAGCTTTACATAAGAGTCAAGAACATTGTGCCTAATGTCAGGGATTGTTATGCTGAGGACTTAATTAAAGATTACAATGACGAGGAGTTTGCACAGATGATGTTTGTGGATGGCTGCTTCATCCTCCAATATATTCTCCGCGGCTTTGTCCCTGGCAATATTAAGCAGCTTCACATGAAGATCACTGATATAGCTCTCATTCGCCGTGATCTTTTCTTACTTGAAAATCAGTTACCATTTGAAGTCCTGCAGGTTCTAATGACCTATAAGTTCAATAAAGATGAAGGAATGAAGATGATTAACCAGTTCATATCGAGTTCACACGTAAGCCCTCCTCAAGAGCATGGATTCATTCGAAGTATCAAGGATTTCTTTGGGGGAAATCCCTTTTCTCCAGAGACAACAAATGGGAAAGGTCATGATCATGAGCGTCCTTCTCATCTCCTCGAGCTATTAAGAACACATCTCATAGACCCGAAGGCTTTCTTAGGAGGTGGACGCTATCTAAGGGGTGAATGCTGCTCGTATCGCTCAGCCATGGAGCTGAGGAGAGCAGGAATCCATTTCGCGCGTGGAAAGGGTCGTCCTCTTTCAGACATTAAGTTCAAATCTTTTGATTGTACAGCTCTTTTAACACTTCCATTTATAACAATAGATGATTCAACCAAGTCGGAGCTTTTAAACTTGGCTGCATATGAAGCATGCCCTGATACACCAGATGACTTTAGTGTTACATCTTATCTATGCTTCATGGATTCACTTATTGATCATCCAGAAGATGTGAAGGAGCTCAGATCAAAAGGTATACTTCTTAACTTTCTTCGAACTGATCAAGAAGTAACAAATCTCTTCAAAGAGATGGCAAAAGATTTGGTGCCTAATCCACGTGCCTTTGTTGACGTGAAATACAAAATTGAGATACAATGCAGTAGCAAAGGAAAAGCATGGATTGCTGAGTGGAAGAACACGCATTTTATCACCCCTTGGACTTTTTTTACATTTATTGTAGCAATTCTTATCATTGGTTTGCAAGTGACTGATACTGTTCTATCAGGCATCCAAACCTATTATGCAGTTCATGAGACATAG